Proteins from one Candidatus Babeliales bacterium genomic window:
- the dnaX gene encoding DNA polymerase III subunit gamma/tau — protein MGQVALNLARKWRSSNFKEIIGQDLVVRILQNSLFKNQFFPVYLFSGQRGCGKTSTARVFASAINCKKISEFQKNPQSCQLPCLQCDSCIAMTAGRHPDFMEIDAASYTGVDNIRNIIDTSSFLPLLGERKIYLIDEVHMLSKAAFNAFLKILEEPPKFVVFILATTEAQKLPETVRSRCFQLFFNPVKLDTVAAHLEHMCKKELIAYDAAGLEFIAQVSQGSLRDAINLLEQARFADSKVTKSVVLSVLGYLDDRSLYQLLSFMIQKNHKDMLAFFHELSKQTISTEYVVKRFVELLYDGIILKYSGEPKYFLDIPQELKDLINQMPMQQLVTYFDQICNLDMAMQKTSRKQLLFESMLLRLISRDEIGQLVLGEEKKK, from the coding sequence ATGGGCCAGGTAGCATTAAATTTAGCAAGAAAATGGCGGTCCTCAAATTTTAAAGAAATTATTGGGCAAGATTTGGTTGTGAGAATTTTGCAAAATAGTTTATTCAAGAATCAATTTTTTCCGGTATATCTTTTTTCTGGGCAGCGAGGTTGTGGTAAAACATCAACTGCACGCGTTTTTGCATCGGCTATCAATTGTAAAAAAATTTCTGAATTTCAAAAAAATCCTCAATCTTGTCAACTTCCTTGTTTGCAGTGTGATTCATGCATTGCTATGACTGCAGGTCGTCATCCAGATTTTATGGAAATTGATGCAGCATCATACACAGGCGTTGACAACATTCGAAACATAATCGATACATCGTCATTTCTGCCACTTCTTGGTGAACGAAAAATCTATTTGATAGATGAAGTTCACATGCTCAGCAAGGCAGCATTTAATGCATTTTTAAAAATTTTAGAAGAGCCACCAAAATTTGTAGTTTTTATTTTGGCAACTACTGAGGCTCAAAAATTACCAGAGACAGTTCGATCTCGTTGTTTTCAGCTATTTTTCAATCCTGTAAAGCTTGATACTGTTGCGGCTCATCTTGAGCACATGTGTAAAAAGGAATTGATAGCGTATGACGCTGCGGGTCTTGAGTTTATTGCACAGGTATCGCAGGGTTCGCTGCGTGATGCTATTAATCTTTTAGAGCAAGCGCGTTTTGCTGATAGCAAAGTGACAAAGTCAGTTGTTTTGTCGGTGCTTGGGTACCTTGATGATCGATCGTTGTACCAACTTCTTTCTTTCATGATTCAAAAAAATCATAAAGACATGTTGGCGTTCTTTCATGAACTATCAAAGCAAACGATTTCTACAGAGTACGTTGTTAAGCGATTTGTTGAGCTTTTGTACGACGGAATTATTTTAAAATACAGCGGTGAGCCGAAATACTTTTTAGATATTCCTCAAGAGCTTAAAGATTTGATCAATCAAATGCCTATGCAGCAACTCGTTACTTATTTTGATCAAATTTGTAACCTTGATATGGCTATGCAAAAAACGAGCCGAAAACAGCTTTTGTTTGAATCTATGTTGCTTCGACTGATAAGCCGCGATGAAATTGGTCAATTAGTCTTAGGTGAAGAAAAAAAAAAATGA
- the raiA gene encoding ribosome-associated translation inhibitor RaiA, with amino-acid sequence MQADMTFRGMEPSQAMEQYAAKYLTKFKKYFGKEEPDSIFVSVVFEGQLNHHIYACEVRIKTPHFDVQVKRESADMYELIDETMKIVEQELQKTKQRFVDDLRKKKKLV; translated from the coding sequence ATGCAAGCAGATATGACTTTTAGAGGTATGGAACCATCGCAAGCAATGGAACAATATGCGGCTAAATATTTAACGAAGTTTAAAAAATACTTTGGTAAAGAAGAACCAGATTCGATTTTTGTAAGTGTTGTCTTTGAAGGTCAACTGAATCATCATATTTATGCATGTGAAGTTCGCATTAAAACTCCTCATTTTGATGTACAAGTCAAAAGAGAAAGTGCTGATATGTATGAGCTGATTGATGAGACAATGAAGATTGTGGAACAAGAGCTGCAAAAAACAAAGCAACGTTTTGTTGATGATCTTAGAAAAAAGAAAAAATTAGTTTAG
- the der gene encoding ribosome biogenesis GTPase Der produces MSLMPKVVIVGRTNVGKSSLFNRLATNVKSLTLDIEGVTRDMITDFVEWNGVKFELIDTGGIDLCKKADEMTCLVTHKVKKTLEDAALLLFVVDGQTGIAEQDMLIRNFIHGLNKPTFVLVNKVDSIEREENIYQFHKFGFENVYGVSATHGRNIGDVLDRIVEVISQTKPTTKVIDDTPEFKVAFLGRPNAGKSSLMNILVDQDFSIVSPVAGTTREALRKRVTFNKQVVELIDTAGVRKRSGVSTELESMMVTNALQAAKRAHIVLLMIDVQEPELTAQELKLTSYAFENGSAVIVLFNKMDLLDEEKQQYLDSSMEEYKYFLKKLETLNISCKTGKNVGKVLPLVQKVWEKFGSRFTDRYLTDLFMDALVKTPLYKNGQRLTFHKAHQVGAAPLRIELIVRNTEIFEENHRAFFENILRKAQDLKSVPMFFYAKAKRDVK; encoded by the coding sequence ATGAGTTTGATGCCTAAGGTTGTCATTGTTGGACGGACGAATGTCGGAAAGTCTTCATTATTTAATCGACTAGCCACCAATGTGAAAAGCTTGACGCTTGACATTGAAGGGGTAACTCGTGACATGATCACTGATTTTGTTGAGTGGAATGGTGTTAAATTTGAATTGATTGATACCGGTGGTATTGATCTGTGTAAAAAAGCTGATGAAATGACCTGCTTGGTTACTCATAAAGTAAAAAAGACACTAGAAGACGCAGCATTGTTATTGTTTGTTGTAGATGGACAAACAGGAATTGCTGAGCAAGATATGCTCATTCGAAATTTTATACATGGTCTTAACAAACCAACGTTTGTGTTGGTAAATAAAGTTGATTCTATTGAACGTGAAGAAAATATTTATCAATTTCATAAATTTGGATTTGAAAATGTTTACGGTGTTTCTGCGACACATGGTCGTAATATTGGTGATGTTTTAGATCGCATCGTAGAAGTTATTTCTCAAACAAAGCCAACAACAAAAGTAATTGATGATACTCCTGAATTTAAAGTAGCTTTTTTAGGCCGTCCGAATGCAGGAAAATCATCGTTGATGAATATTTTGGTTGATCAAGACTTTTCAATCGTATCGCCTGTGGCTGGTACCACGCGTGAAGCTCTTCGTAAACGTGTGACGTTTAATAAACAAGTAGTTGAGTTGATCGATACTGCTGGAGTTCGTAAAAGAAGTGGAGTTTCAACTGAACTTGAATCAATGATGGTAACCAATGCGTTGCAAGCTGCAAAGCGTGCACACATTGTTTTATTGATGATTGATGTGCAAGAGCCAGAGTTGACTGCTCAAGAGTTAAAATTAACGTCTTATGCTTTTGAAAATGGTTCTGCTGTCATAGTTCTGTTTAACAAAATGGATTTGTTGGATGAAGAAAAACAACAGTATCTTGATTCATCAATGGAAGAGTACAAATACTTTTTGAAAAAGTTAGAAACGCTTAACATTTCTTGTAAAACTGGAAAAAACGTTGGCAAAGTTTTACCTTTGGTGCAAAAGGTATGGGAAAAATTTGGCTCTCGCTTTACGGATCGTTATTTAACTGATCTTTTCATGGATGCGCTCGTTAAGACTCCATTGTATAAAAATGGACAACGATTAACATTTCATAAAGCACATCAAGTTGGAGCTGCTCCGCTTAGAATCGAATTGATCGTTAGAAATACAGAAATATTTGAAGAAAATCATCGAGCATTCTTTGAAAATATTTTGCGTAAAGCGCAAGATTTAAAAAGTGTTCCAATGTTTTTCTATGCTAAGGCAAAAAGAGACGTTAAATAA
- a CDS encoding Npt1/Npt2 family nucleotide transporter: MASFLGGIFNLGLNRHERLKFILLTISFAFVLGSYTIAKELKDSIFVSIVGKEYLPMAKLLVIFLLIPAALVYSRLVDVFRRYQLLAFYSMLYGVILAGFTVLLGHHSIGLYNIETSPYRLFGWFFYFFLEGYSPFVVGVFWAFANSVSSPNEAKNCYPVMVAGSKIGGIFAALFAWYILDHAKALDCFGCLNHDVVSHQILMGLVSVMLLCVPVILKILMRTVPGQYLHGYEAVYQLEKQQDKEKESEAKTGIFSGIKLLAQSPYVLGIFGLVFFYETLNVVISLQRIGILKEASTSVAGFTASMFWQRFQAHFYGMIISFFGVQFLLRRFELRRCLFLVPFLISGLLIFFVFTYSVDAIMYLFIGMSTVNYSISYQLRESLYIPTSKDMKFKAKAWIDTFGTKFSKGFGCLFSNATRSLAAGTTAFTVVYGGFFSLLMLAWFVTSWLLGKKYEKATRNNEIIGNE, translated from the coding sequence ATGGCTTCTTTCTTGGGGGGTATATTTAACTTAGGGTTAAATAGACACGAACGATTAAAATTCATTCTTTTAACAATTTCTTTTGCTTTTGTGCTTGGATCTTACACCATAGCCAAAGAGCTAAAAGATTCCATCTTTGTAAGCATTGTGGGCAAAGAATATTTGCCGATGGCAAAACTACTCGTTATTTTTCTTTTGATTCCAGCAGCTTTGGTCTATTCTCGGCTGGTTGACGTCTTCCGTCGTTATCAACTGTTGGCTTTTTATAGCATGCTCTATGGAGTAATTTTAGCTGGATTCACCGTTCTTTTAGGACATCATTCTATTGGTTTGTATAATATCGAAACTAGTCCTTATAGATTGTTTGGTTGGTTTTTTTACTTTTTCTTAGAAGGGTACTCGCCTTTTGTGGTCGGTGTCTTTTGGGCTTTTGCAAACTCGGTTTCAAGCCCGAATGAGGCAAAAAACTGTTACCCGGTAATGGTAGCAGGATCCAAGATTGGTGGTATTTTTGCTGCTTTATTTGCGTGGTATATCCTTGATCATGCAAAAGCTCTTGATTGTTTTGGTTGCCTGAATCACGATGTGGTTTCGCATCAAATACTCATGGGTCTTGTTTCTGTTATGCTTCTTTGCGTTCCCGTTATTTTAAAGATTTTAATGCGTACCGTTCCTGGCCAATATTTGCACGGCTATGAAGCTGTTTATCAGCTTGAAAAACAACAAGACAAAGAAAAAGAAAGCGAAGCTAAAACGGGCATTTTTTCAGGGATTAAGCTTTTAGCGCAGTCGCCGTACGTTCTTGGAATATTTGGGTTGGTGTTCTTCTATGAAACGCTCAATGTGGTTATCAGTCTTCAACGTATCGGAATCTTAAAAGAAGCTTCAACGTCAGTTGCTGGATTTACCGCTTCAATGTTCTGGCAAAGATTCCAGGCACATTTTTATGGAATGATTATATCATTCTTTGGGGTTCAGTTCTTGCTCAGACGTTTTGAGCTTCGTCGATGTTTATTCTTGGTTCCGTTTTTGATAAGCGGTCTTTTGATATTCTTCGTGTTTACCTACAGTGTCGATGCAATCATGTATCTGTTTATCGGTATGTCTACGGTTAACTATTCTATTTCCTATCAGCTCAGAGAGTCGTTGTATATTCCAACGTCAAAAGATATGAAGTTTAAGGCGAAAGCATGGATCGATACTTTTGGAACGAAGTTTTCTAAAGGATTTGGATGTTTATTCTCAAATGCTACCCGTTCACTGGCTGCTGGAACAACAGCGTTCACCGTAGTTTATGGCGGATTTTTCAGCCTCTTAATGCTGGCTTGGTTTGTAACGTCATGGTTGCTTGGTAAAAAATACGAAAAAGCGACTCGTAACAATGAAATCATTGGTAACGAGTAA
- a CDS encoding Npt1/Npt2 family nucleotide transporter, whose translation MFNAVLHKLGLSFDLDKQERNKIFWLAVAFFCVIGSYTVLKEMKDVLFAQIVGSKSLYQVKIISMFFLLPATLLYAKLVDYMSRFWLLVFYSMLYGIGGIVIAYLLSDPVIGIANTVSSPDRYFGWFVYLFYEGIVPFVVSVYWSFSNSITKPETAKKGYTLIIAGSKLGGMFSAGIAWMLFAPRLGSFAWSSVFTHQILLIGASILLVLSPAVIYYLLQVSTEKSLHGYEASYDFEKQQEKKGSSETGMFSGLFLILKHPYILGIFGMMFFYELVNVVLGIQRTVILQAGAKDAAAFTGEMFKQRFMMQGVGFLVSFFGTRVLIKRLGERVCLMLIPIVTGCLLAYFMLAYNEQAVLLVFMVLGMLNYAFASPVREALYIPTVKDVRFKSKAWIESFGQRFAKACGSGAIGSIQSVAAVGTPLYLGLFSSFFAGIVFLWIGVAWLLGKKYVSLLKKGEAVGAE comes from the coding sequence ATGTTTAATGCTGTTTTGCATAAATTAGGCTTGTCGTTCGACTTAGACAAGCAAGAGCGTAATAAAATATTTTGGCTTGCTGTAGCCTTTTTTTGTGTGATAGGTTCATACACAGTGCTTAAAGAAATGAAGGATGTTCTTTTTGCTCAAATTGTAGGATCCAAGTCTTTATATCAAGTTAAAATTATTTCCATGTTTTTTCTTTTGCCGGCAACACTTTTGTATGCAAAATTAGTTGATTACATGAGTCGATTTTGGCTCCTTGTTTTTTATAGCATGCTGTATGGAATTGGTGGTATTGTTATAGCGTATCTGTTGTCGGATCCAGTTATAGGAATTGCCAATACAGTATCAAGCCCAGATCGATATTTTGGCTGGTTTGTCTATTTGTTTTATGAAGGAATAGTGCCGTTTGTTGTTAGTGTGTATTGGTCGTTTTCGAACTCGATTACAAAACCAGAAACTGCAAAAAAAGGGTACACTTTAATCATCGCTGGTTCAAAATTAGGAGGAATGTTTTCGGCTGGTATTGCTTGGATGTTGTTTGCGCCACGCTTAGGATCGTTTGCATGGTCATCGGTGTTTACACATCAAATTTTGCTTATTGGGGCATCTATTTTGCTTGTGCTTTCTCCAGCTGTTATCTACTACTTGCTGCAAGTGTCAACAGAAAAAAGTTTGCATGGTTATGAGGCTTCTTATGACTTTGAAAAACAACAAGAAAAAAAGGGTAGCTCTGAAACTGGCATGTTCTCAGGTTTATTTTTAATCTTAAAGCACCCATACATTTTAGGTATTTTTGGCATGATGTTCTTTTATGAACTGGTCAATGTGGTGCTTGGAATTCAGCGTACGGTAATACTACAAGCTGGCGCAAAAGATGCTGCAGCGTTTACAGGAGAAATGTTTAAACAACGGTTTATGATGCAGGGTGTGGGCTTTTTAGTTTCATTCTTTGGTACTCGCGTTTTGATCAAACGGTTGGGTGAACGTGTGTGCTTGATGTTGATCCCTATTGTCACAGGATGCTTGCTAGCATACTTTATGCTAGCGTACAACGAGCAAGCAGTGCTTCTTGTGTTTATGGTACTTGGCATGTTGAATTATGCTTTTGCTTCTCCAGTACGCGAAGCTTTATACATACCAACGGTTAAAGATGTTCGATTTAAATCAAAAGCATGGATTGAATCCTTTGGACAACGTTTTGCAAAAGCATGCGGGTCTGGAGCAATTGGTTCAATTCAAAGTGTAGCTGCTGTTGGAACGCCCTTGTATCTAGGCTTATTCTCATCATTTTTTGCAGGAATTGTTTTTCTGTGGATTGGTGTAGCGTGGCTTTTGGGTAAGAAATACGTTTCTCTCTTGAAAAAAGGCGAAGCTGTTGGCGCAGAATAA
- the lon gene encoding endopeptidase La produces MNTEYMDIEQSLNISPVTAPEVLHQPTSSDNILPILPLKNIVVLPTSIIPIIVGRKSSVKAVEHALKHHNKTIFITAQKNPETENPTKDEIYTYGTKSTILQVMKMPNNSLKILVEGIIRTKIIDTYETESFTSAFLQDCHATTTSDVNIEAAWRNLKTVYLAYGKLNQKIPADLVSTAQSVHDKEAITDTIAVHANITFDDRQRILETIDLAERMTLVAVLLKNEIEILQAEERIKGRVQHQVEKNQREYYLSEQIKAIHKELGRDDHSGEVETFRHKIKLLRLPKDAQEKAEKELHRLEQMPSISAESAISKHYIDWILTLPWHKKSKDTISLVNAEKILNKEHAGLQKVKDRILEFVAAQKYAQDLKRTPTICLVGPPGVGKTSLAASIAKSLGREFTRISLGGVKDEAEIRGHRRTYIGALPGKILHAMRKTKTINPVILLDEIDKLSHDSAGDPSAALLEVLDPEQNKTFTDHFIDTEYDLSNVMFITTANSTDSIPYPLYDRMEVISLSGYTDAEKLAIGQNFLLPKMLKEHNLTKSQVKLSSEILLQIITEYTKEAGVRQLERLIAKVMRKSIQEFLLDEKLKSVTVTAEKITAWLGQEKYKKTDICKKQDVVGLATGLAWTELGGDVLEIEVSLLPGKGGLTLTGQLGEVMQESAQTAYSYVRSRALKLGIKKSEFTNNDVHIHFPDGATPKDGSSAGIAIATALVSALTNIPFKNHLAMTGEISLRGRVLAIGGLKEKLLAAQQYGITTVLLPKANESDLAEFKSDITKLNIIFVEQADVVLQEALAKDPFKRRKISLKKKTSKTKKAASKKQ; encoded by the coding sequence ATGAACACAGAATACATGGATATAGAACAATCGCTTAACATAAGCCCAGTTACTGCGCCTGAAGTGCTACATCAGCCAACATCTTCTGATAATATTTTGCCTATTTTACCTTTGAAAAACATCGTCGTTCTTCCTACAAGCATTATCCCTATCATTGTGGGTAGAAAATCATCGGTTAAAGCGGTTGAGCATGCTCTTAAACATCACAACAAAACAATTTTCATCACGGCTCAAAAGAACCCTGAAACTGAAAATCCGACGAAAGATGAAATTTACACCTATGGTACCAAATCGACCATTTTACAAGTTATGAAAATGCCGAATAATTCGCTTAAAATACTTGTTGAAGGCATTATTCGAACTAAAATTATTGATACCTACGAAACTGAATCTTTTACTTCAGCTTTTTTACAAGATTGTCACGCCACAACCACCTCTGATGTCAACATCGAAGCTGCTTGGAGAAATTTAAAAACAGTCTATCTAGCGTACGGCAAGCTCAATCAAAAAATTCCAGCTGACTTAGTAAGCACGGCTCAATCTGTTCATGATAAAGAAGCTATTACCGATACGATTGCTGTCCATGCAAATATCACCTTTGATGACCGTCAAAGAATTCTTGAAACAATTGACCTTGCAGAGCGCATGACCTTAGTCGCGGTTCTTTTAAAAAATGAAATTGAAATACTGCAAGCAGAAGAGCGAATCAAAGGCAGAGTTCAACATCAAGTTGAAAAAAATCAACGAGAATATTACTTATCTGAGCAAATCAAAGCTATTCATAAAGAACTTGGCCGAGACGATCACTCAGGCGAAGTCGAAACGTTTCGACACAAAATTAAGCTTTTACGCTTGCCAAAAGATGCTCAAGAAAAAGCAGAAAAAGAACTTCATCGCTTAGAGCAAATGCCATCGATTTCAGCTGAATCTGCGATCAGCAAACATTATATCGATTGGATTTTAACGCTACCTTGGCACAAAAAAAGCAAGGACACTATCAGTCTGGTCAATGCAGAAAAAATTTTAAACAAAGAACATGCTGGTTTACAAAAAGTTAAAGATAGAATTCTTGAATTTGTAGCAGCACAAAAATATGCTCAAGATCTTAAACGAACGCCAACTATTTGCTTAGTCGGGCCTCCTGGAGTTGGTAAAACATCCCTTGCGGCGTCGATTGCAAAAAGCTTAGGTCGAGAATTCACCAGAATCTCACTAGGCGGCGTTAAAGACGAAGCTGAGATACGTGGACACCGAAGAACGTACATCGGAGCTCTACCGGGCAAAATTTTACACGCTATGCGTAAAACAAAAACGATCAACCCTGTAATTTTACTTGATGAGATTGATAAGTTGTCACATGACAGCGCTGGCGACCCTTCGGCAGCACTTCTTGAGGTGTTAGATCCGGAACAAAACAAAACATTTACCGATCATTTCATTGATACTGAATATGATTTATCAAATGTTATGTTTATCACAACGGCTAACTCTACAGATTCTATTCCATATCCTTTGTATGATCGTATGGAAGTTATCAGCCTTTCGGGTTATACCGACGCTGAAAAGCTAGCTATTGGACAAAACTTTTTGCTTCCAAAAATGCTGAAAGAGCACAATTTAACGAAGTCTCAAGTAAAATTGAGCAGTGAAATATTGCTTCAAATTATTACTGAATACACCAAAGAAGCTGGTGTCCGTCAGCTTGAGCGTTTGATTGCAAAGGTTATGAGAAAATCAATTCAAGAGTTTTTGCTTGATGAAAAATTAAAATCGGTCACAGTTACTGCAGAAAAAATTACTGCGTGGCTTGGACAGGAAAAATATAAAAAAACTGATATCTGCAAAAAACAAGACGTTGTTGGACTTGCTACAGGACTTGCTTGGACTGAACTTGGCGGAGATGTTTTAGAAATCGAAGTCAGCCTGCTTCCTGGTAAAGGTGGTTTAACCTTAACTGGTCAGCTTGGTGAAGTGATGCAAGAATCTGCACAAACAGCATACAGCTATGTTCGATCACGAGCTTTAAAGCTTGGTATTAAAAAATCAGAATTTACCAACAATGACGTGCATATCCACTTCCCTGATGGCGCAACTCCAAAAGATGGTTCATCTGCAGGTATTGCTATCGCAACAGCACTTGTTTCAGCGTTAACCAATATCCCTTTCAAAAACCATTTGGCTATGACGGGAGAAATTTCACTACGCGGTCGAGTCCTTGCAATCGGTGGATTGAAAGAGAAATTGCTTGCAGCTCAACAATACGGCATCACAACTGTTCTGCTACCAAAGGCTAATGAATCTGATTTAGCTGAATTTAAAAGTGACATTACAAAATTAAACATTATATTTGTAGAACAGGCGGATGTTGTCTTGCAAGAAGCTCTTGCAAAAGACCCATTCAAGCGTAGAAAAATTTCTTTAAAAAAGAAAACTTCGAAAACAAAAAAGGCAGCAAGTAAAAAGCAGTAG
- the rpsB gene encoding 30S ribosomal protein S2: MIDFRQLIDVGLHFGHQKSRWCPKMQPYIWGHRGGVHLIDISKTAYALQKTATFLESVVARGETILWVGTKKTAKDTIAIVGQATNMPYVNYRWVGGTITNYHQVKKAVTKLLHFEDVIAKSTKENSPYTKKEVVRFQKLAERLHRSVGGLKALTQNIGAIVLIDVRKEQTALLESISSGVPVVALVDTNSDPSNVQYVIPGNDDSAKGIAFVLEYLQEAVKRGIAKKAEVSKNAKSAIEAQRAAQKDAQAEAPKSFEAKKAELRDIIIDISDESDEEVSSKKGVAKPAFKRPVNRKGA; this comes from the coding sequence ATGATAGATTTTAGACAGTTGATAGATGTAGGTCTTCATTTTGGCCATCAAAAATCGAGATGGTGCCCAAAAATGCAACCGTACATTTGGGGGCATAGAGGCGGCGTTCATCTCATTGATATTTCTAAAACCGCTTATGCTTTGCAAAAAACTGCAACCTTTTTAGAGAGTGTTGTTGCCCGTGGCGAAACTATTTTGTGGGTCGGTACAAAAAAAACTGCAAAAGATACGATTGCTATCGTTGGCCAAGCGACAAATATGCCATACGTTAACTACAGATGGGTTGGCGGAACAATCACTAACTATCATCAAGTAAAAAAAGCTGTTACTAAGCTTCTTCACTTTGAAGATGTGATTGCAAAATCAACTAAAGAAAATTCTCCTTATACAAAAAAAGAAGTTGTGCGATTCCAAAAATTAGCAGAACGTTTACACAGAAGTGTTGGTGGTCTAAAGGCTTTGACCCAAAACATCGGCGCGATTGTGTTAATTGATGTTCGTAAAGAACAAACAGCTCTTCTTGAATCTATTTCATCAGGAGTTCCTGTTGTTGCATTGGTCGATACAAATTCTGATCCAAGCAACGTTCAATACGTAATTCCTGGAAATGATGACTCAGCAAAAGGTATTGCATTTGTTCTAGAATATTTGCAAGAAGCTGTTAAAAGAGGCATCGCTAAAAAAGCTGAAGTAAGCAAAAATGCAAAAAGTGCAATTGAAGCCCAAAGAGCTGCGCAAAAAGATGCTCAAGCTGAAGCTCCTAAATCATTCGAAGCGAAAAAAGCTGAATTGAGAGATATCATCATTGATATTTCTGATGAAAGCGATGAAGAAGTTTCGTCTAAAAAAGGTGTAGCTAAGCCAGCGTTTAAAAGACCTGTCAATAGAAAAGGCGCATAG